The region aatagttccctagtgaggataagcagtaaagaaaatggacggatgattTTACAATGCACTCGTAGTGTACCGAGTATCACTGATTTAGCACATACCTGGATACCTTCCCCAAGCACTTTCTTAAGTACACTTGCCGAATCAAAGATTCcaagatccaatacaaaagtCTCCCTCGGCAAAGAGAATGATGGTCTGCACTGTCAGAGGTGTAGTTTCATTTTACAGTGATGAGAGGGACAAAATGCTACAAACGGCTCTCAGTATGATTCCTTGTGGGTCTACACCACTCTATAAACTACAATGATAAACAGACGTAATACCTCTGACATTGTCAATCAAGAATGAGCattatctgtttttgttttcttttttttaagtttttcatAGCGCTCttatattggatctcattaagtGTCTgtagagtttttgttttttaactgaaaGTAGAGTAGATCGTCATGCAGTACTTTAAGTGAGAAGAACATGAGTGAACATGTCATATACAGGTAAGTATAGGGTGGTATAAGCAATGATAAAGTCTTACTCCTTGGAGCTGCTTCTGTCTCTGTCTGATGAGgtgtttgttttcctcctcttcttacTCTTCACCTGTCTGGACTCTGTGCTGCTGCTGTCTCCATTCTCAACATGGTGACTGGACAGGCGGACTATTTTAACAAAGAATGACAACCGCAAAGGTGTATGAATTGCTCAGACACAGAGCAAAGTCGTGTATATTTACTATTCACACCTGGTTTAAAATCCAGCTCCTGGGATAAATGACTGCTCTTTCTTCTTGAGCTGCTGCTTATCTCAGTGTCCTCTGCATCGGACACCACCGACGACCGGGGGCTCTTGGCCTGACTGGGAGTACAGCCTGGTGTATTTTGACTGGGCCTGCATTGGGGGTGTGATGGAGTGGCAATGAGGTGCTGCAGCTGGAAGCTCTGAGGACATGGAAGTAAAGTCGGAGGGAATATGGAAGCTGCGATAGTCCGGTCTGAATAGGAATGAGAAGAAAGACACTCCATGTAGGGAGGATAAGAACCCCCTTGTCCGTCGTACGCTTGTGTAGCAGCATCTCTCTGCGTCTGTCTGCTACAACCTATGCAAAGATACCGTACATACTGTCAATGACAGGGACACTGATATACAATAGTTATAACAACAATTGACCTCCATTTTCTATCACACTTACTATGAGAATATAAAGGTTTTCCAACAGAAGTCGTGGACATCTTTAAATACTCTTCCATCCTCTGTTGAATAAACACACTAATAAAACAGCAACATCTGATGttttcctgtttgtttttttcacatatttagagggaaatttcatccatccatccattttccctcattcttatcctcacaagggttgcgggcatgctggagcctttcccagctatcttcgggcaagaggcgctgtacaccctgaactggtcgccagccaatcgcagggcacaaaaaaaccaaacaaccattcgcactcacattcgttcccacgggcaatttagtgtcttcagttaacctaacatgcacatttttgggaggtgggaggaaatcggagtgcccggagaaaacccacacaagcaagcagagaacacgcaaactgcacacaggcggggctgggatttgaaccccgatcctcggaactgtgacgcagatgtgctaaccagttgttcaccgtgccgcctataggGAAATTGTTATCGTTattaacctgtcctgtttggctgcttAGTCAAGCAGTATGATGGATCTGTATActctttcatgccggaacagttttgctgtgcaacaggagaGTTTATTATGCTTGTCTCTcgctgttgttatttttattgtatttatttaacctttatttatagcctgcacggtggacgactggttagcacatctgcctcacagttctggggaccggggttcaaatcccggccccgcctgtgtatgtcgtttgcatgttctccccgggtactctggtttcctcccacatcccaaaaacatgcatggtaggttgattgaggactctaaatttgcccgtaggtgtgaatgtgagtgcgaatcgtcgtttgtttctatgtgccctgcgattgggtggcgatcggttcagggggtaccccgcctcccgcccgacgatagctgggataggctccagcaccccgcgaccctagtgaggataagcagtaatgaaaatggatggatggatagcctTTATTTACTCAGGTACAGCCGTTGAGAACATTcacatttgcaatgctgacctggctACAGACAGCAGAGTAAGGGAAAACGGAGTCTGAGTATTAAAACTGTAGTTTCCTGAATGGGGCTAAGCTTGATGCATTCTTCTTTTAGTTCACTTGCAAACAAGTAATACGCTTACGCAGGCTTTTAGTTCAAAGAAAAACGGTTTGTTTGacttcaaaaaacaacacacaaagtaAAAATTATTTCCTCATCCAATAGGGTTTCTGTCAAAATATGGAATTAATGTACAGCAAAATCCCGATAAATGaacagagaaagaagaaaggtcGAAAAACTATTTCGCCCCACTGTCTGCGTATCCACTGCATGTCTGACCTTCCGGTCCATTACATCATCACCACAACTCAGCAGCAAACCCCAAATCCACACATTTTGACAACCACAGAATGCAATACGCTCAACATCCAcgatatatacaatatacaatttGTGAATAATGTAAATATCCTGCATATTTTTAAACCTTGTCCTCAATTATTTCACTGTAAATAAGCACCCATCAATCtaactgaaaatatttgaaaaacaaacagaaattaCATTTAGGCCCCTAAAAAAGCTGTGGCAATTGCAAATgttattaaatgttaaataatgttctcaataattatttttattagtacCATCCATGTTTCATCTCGCAACATCGGGCCGTTGCGAATGATTCTGAGGATTCATTTGTTGCATCATAAACATCAAGAAGGATTTTAAGCACTTCATCGAGCTCAGGGTtttgccttgggcccccaaatAACAAAATGCACCCATGTTCCAGTTTGTACCTTCCTGTGATGAATTTGTGCTTTCTCTTTGAGTTGCTTCTGCCTGTAGGGAGAGCTCTCCTCCAGAAACGGCTCATACTCCATCTACAGGGGTCAACCAGGGTCTTACATCAAAAGCAAGAACGTAAAGGACAAAGACGCCTCTTTGATGTTTTAGATGTCTCTTTACCCGAATCGTCTTCATGGCAGCAGTGGTGGCCATCATCTCTCTTAGTGTGTCTTGAGCCCTGTTAAACTGCTGAAGCAGCTGCTGGTTGTGATGTCGGGCTGCACTCTCTCTGTTCTTCAGCTCCTGACAGCGTTGTTGCAGACGCATCATTCGACtacagagaacatgcaaatacaGTCAAGTGAACAACAAAATCACTCATTTTGCCCACAAGTGCATAGCAATACACAAAATGGAAGTTCAAGCTCTTACAACATTTTGAGCCTCTGAGATGAAAAGTCATATTGTAACAGTTGGCTTTTGGAGAGACGACAGTGGAAACGTAATGCCGCATGATATAACATAATATTAGAACTAATACTATTAAGatacttaaaagaaaaaaatcacaaccTACAATCAAGCATCTTACCTTCTTTGGTGAATAGTACCGCTCAGATTTCTATAAATGTTGAAAGTGTTTACATTTGTGCCATTCAGATGACCTGGTGACAGTAAATCCTCCTCAGATCCAGCCATGACCGCAGATTTGCCGAGGCCGCTAGGATTAAGGTTAGAGGAGGAAATCCTCTTTGAGTACAGCAAATTTGCATATGCAGACacgtgagagagagcgagagagagagagactatcTCAAtacaatgtatatttttaataatttgttgGGAATGTTTAATTTAATCCACGATGCCTAATACTGTTCCTGTAGTGCCTTGGTATATTATTACagcctgtatttaaaaaaaaataattttaaaaaagtttcaCCAGAGGGTCTATTTTTAGGTTATACACCGTTCCTATGGACTTCCGGgtttaaaggaaaataaatgtataaatactgtgctgcaaataaaaaaagcgtTAGAGTCTGTAAAACTAAGTTCATATGTTTAGAATGGGcggggaaagttttttttgttttttgcaacgAACATTGTAGTACACATAAGCATATATACAGCGTTACACGTGGTTTCTATGCATTTCCAACCTTTGCCTATCAAATGCATCAAACCACAGAAAGTCGTCTTTCGGATGAGGCGTTATTATATATCTCACACTgatgttattaaaaataaatacattcatttaaaaaaataaatcctggaAGTGAGGATAGCCCGGATGTGACTTCATCTTATGTGTCTCGGTCCAGTCAGGTCCGCACAGataatatttcatattattgttgCGCTTCATTCGTGACGTTACATTAAATCGCTAGAAAGATACGTAAGGTATTGTAATGTTTTTCCCTCCACGCCCATCAATGTTCGAAGCTAACCGAGTGTCTTGTTGGCAAATGAAGCTAGCAACcacggtgtgtgtgtctgtccaaTCAGTTCTTCCGCTTAGTTGTTGATTTTTGGCGGTCCAGGACCAGCAGACATGACGAGCTATGCAGCCAACGTGTTTCGCAAGGTGGAGAGGACGTGCTACCACCTCCCCGTCATCTTCAACACCTTCCTGGTCTTCTCCATTACCGGGGAGGTGAGCTACCTGGTGCTGGTCGAGGCTCCGCTGGAGGCGGACCAGAAGAGGACGGAGTGGTCCTCGCTGTGGAAATCCGTGCACCTGCTGGCTCAGTACGTCATGCTTTGCAACATATGCTGGAACGCCGTGCTGTTTGTCCGCACCAGCCCCAGCATCAAGGGGGTGTTCCTCGGAGGGGATACTGTGGGACAGGGATGGAGGTGAGCAgcttttcttcatgtttttgacCTATTATGTTTGAAGTCAATTTAGACTTCTGAGGTTGGGATTTTTCCCAAATTAGGTTCTTTAGCTGATTTTGGTGCCACCATTGCTGTCAATTGTTCGAGCATTGTGTCATTTGAGTTGGGATCCAAGCCTTGCCATCTAACAGGGGGTCTGCCTTTTCtttacctatatatatatatgttccaCAGGTACTGTTATGCGTGTGAAACACACACTCCTCCACGCTGCTCGCACTGCTACGATTGCAACGTGTGTGTGCTGCGACGGGACCACCACTGCGTGTTCTTCGGGCAGTGCGTGGGTTTCCGTAACTACCGTTACTTCCTCAGCTGCTTGCTGTTCATGTGGTCGGGGCTACTTTACGCCACGCTGATGAACGCTGAGGTCTTCATCGTCATATTGAAGGAAGGCGTGACTTTGCACAGCGTCTTCCTGCTGATGATACCCTGGATCATGCTGGTTTCAGGTAATTGACTCATTCGATGCCaacctttttttcctgtaaagGCAACCCCCTTGGGAGTGCCTGctattttagagcattttgagtgatttctcAAGACTCACAGAATATTGTTTTCACAATTATATTGCATTGCAATTCTTACCCCCGCAATTCAATATCAATTCTGCCAATCCTCTGAGTCGATTCACCACCTGGCCAGTGAGAGGCGCTTTGCGTGTGATGCGCGTTGTATAGAGACGGAAGCCCAGCACAGAAGCCACACAGGGAGCAATATTGTCAACTTGTTGACAGAGGCAGTAAGgggccatattctcctgttGGTGCGTAAAGTCTGTATTTTACGCCCCTGGCTTGCACGGTTTCAAGGTATGCGAATTCTCCAGTAATGACCTCTGGCACAGCCACCACGCATACCCAGCTAGTAACAGCTTGAGAAGCGTGCCTTATTGAAGTTTGCAGGAGGGTAGAATTGCTGGAATATGGGGTTTTCCTGAGACATATGAATGCCCCTTAAAATCCATCTGGgaaatatgtcacacttaaaatgtgaaaataaacccCCGTCCGGCTATCCGGAAATTAGGCGTCTGTCCCCAATCAGATGTGGCTCGTCAAAAAGACTACAAGGAgcatatgtttttgtattctctaATCTCTATTAAATACATATTGTGCAATATATGTAGTTTAATCCGCATTAATAATAAAGCGAGTGAGCCAAATGATCAGCCAACGTTGCCCAGCAAACATACGAGCGCCTCACACCCCGGCGCGTCACTTAAACTGATTTTACGACCGACAATGACCAAATATGAACAACATTCTTCCAAATCTAACACACCATCGTGCCATCAAGATGACTGCAGTTGCTGTGAGCGGCACTTGCAGAGAAACTCCCAAGCTGCCATGCAGCATGTTTGAAACAAAAGTGCCGCTCACAGCTCTTGCAtgaaaattaattattaatatgaCATAATATATCGACATTCAGCCTTCAATCGACGTAATGTGGTAGGGACACATTACGGCCGTAGGGCAGTCGGTGAGTGTTTAAGGGGCAGGTGTCTGTCAGCAGCAGCCGTCGGGCTGCCAGCTCGCAGCACAGGAGCGAATCAAAAACGTGCAAtgtgatgtttcaccttcccgGGGCGCTAGACTTACTACTGCCTATGGAGCGAGGAAGAGGAAACGCGCTTAAGTCTTTGGCAGAATATGCGCAAGGCCAGATATGAGAGGGAACGCCCACATTACAGGGTTACCTCGCATGGACAGAAGGTGCGCAAATGATAGAATTAAGTGGATGGCTGAAAAGCACAGAGATGCGCAccttttctgacttaagcaTATGGGATAACATGGCCCTAAATGAAAGAATGGGGTTTGGCGGAGAATGTATTGTCAATTGTCAAATTGTAGCAAACATGCTACTAGATATTATTAGATATTACTTAAAAACCctgcaaataataatagtaacccCAATAAGTAAAGAACATTTTTTAAGTATGCATGCACTTTATGTTTAAATACAGAGCTGTCATCATGTTTAATTTTGTACTCCCATCGGCACAAAAattttattgtgcatttttttaaaattacaatttccaagaggaaataaaaatTAAGATTACATGCATTTAACCTTTTCGTTTATAcacaactgtaatttttttttttacttttgtactccatatgcACAAATGTGATGTGCAAATTTtccttttcaaatgttttattgctttaaaatgtgatgtgacatacgtcatatttttacattgcatcaaaaatatttcaaaattgtcaaaatgtgctctaatttgtgtatttctacTACTTACTGAATcagcatttaaatcaatatcaaatcaaaacaaattgcaaCCTAAAGAATTGAGATTGAATCAAATAGCAACCTAAAGAATCGAAATTGAATCATGAGGTTCTTAATAAGCTTCagacgatcaggatttttggggccgaggtatgttcacgtacttttaatacgatgcagctctcaagcaggcaacaaaaacgttatgtagcctagcaagctagtgttaccacgaacagttggacgtaaacatgccgccgttctgtcgaatcatgctctaacgtttcggagtgggtgaagtaatttaattaaaaataaagtaatttaattacagtaagttagcacccattatttctctcATGTAATGTTACATATaatccaaaacatgcatgctaggttgattgaagactctaaattgcccttaggtgtgaatgtgtgtgtggatagttgtttgtttctatgtgctctgcgattggctggcgaccggttcagggtgtaccacgcctctcgcccgaagacagctgggataggctccagcacgcccgcgacccttgtgaggataaagcggcacaaaaaaatggatggatggatggatgaatcattTCGGTTCATTTCATTCTAAGCATTTAATCGGCATCCACAAATCATGATACGAatcaaataattaataaaacgAATCATTACATTcctaataaatacatatttggcACTGAATAAGTTAAGTATCGTGTACAGTAGTACCTCGGCTTAAGAGTACcctgacttttttttagttaaaaagTACGcttggttaatttttttttttttttttttttttttaaacgacatACCACCTCTTGAGTCAAGTGAAAAGAACTGAGCAAATAAGGTATGGTAATGCGCTCACACGTGGGAAAGTGAAAGGTTATTGATGTGAAAgtggctctgtgtgtgtgtgtgtgtgtgtgtgttggagggTGCATCAGAGGGGGGTCTCGCACAGGGCACCATGCAAGCTAGGAACACTGTAGACCTTAtaaatggtatagaaaatggatcgctAGACGCTTCTATTTTCTCTGAATATGTGTGCTTTAGggtgttggttttgttgtaTTGACTGGACTAAGTCAtggtctgggcgtccctgctaaagctactgcccccgcgacccgacctcggataagcggtagaaaatggatggatggatggatggagtcatAGTCCTGGTAATGTCAATTGTCCCTCTCTCCAGGTCAGGTCTCAGCACGTGCCTTCGCCTTCGCCTTCATTGCAGACACGTGCGTCGTGGGCTTCCTGTTGGTCtctgccttcttcttcttccatctTTTCCTGCTTTTCCGAGGACAAACCACAAGGGAGTGGTACTCGTCTCGCCGTCCCTACAACCTTGGACTCTTGGGCAACTTGCGTCACACCTTTGGTAGTCGCTGGTACCTGTGCTGGCTCTGTCCGCTTATCCCGTCACCTCTCGCTGGGGATGGGATACACTTCCAGATGACGGGATCACTCGAACCTACCCAGTAATAACACCTGGGGTTGGTTCTGTTCAGCAAAGGCATGACTGACATACTTTTGTGAAGGCTAGACTCTTTGACTGTTCCCTCTTTTCCTAACAGGAATAGTCAGCACCAAAAAGTTTCTATGTTCTGTATTtccggcatttttttttttaaattgaaggtTATGCAGTTCAATTTCCCATTTTACTCTGAAATTAAAGCACAGCACAAATAAACTATTCAAGTTACAAAATATCtcatgggttagggtttgaaatacatttttgtttgtagattgattctacaaacaaaaatctattGTAAACCTTTGACTCATTAAAGTAGCCACAGTGGGCAGATGTAAAAGCTGAACACATTCTTGGCATAATCTCtaaaatggaaatcaaatattcttcagAGAGTTCTTCCCAATTCTGTTGTGGAAGTTCCCATAACTGTGCTGCTATTCATTGGACTTGAACTATATGACTTTcagtttttaagaaaaaaaataaacacaaatttgtATGTTCTGAAACTTTTGA is a window of Phycodurus eques isolate BA_2022a chromosome 9, UOR_Pequ_1.1, whole genome shotgun sequence DNA encoding:
- the zdhhc24 gene encoding probable palmitoyltransferase ZDHHC24; amino-acid sequence: MTSYAANVFRKVERTCYHLPVIFNTFLVFSITGEVSYLVLVEAPLEADQKRTEWSSLWKSVHLLAQYVMLCNICWNAVLFVRTSPSIKGVFLGGDTVGQGWRYCYACETHTPPRCSHCYDCNVCVLRRDHHCVFFGQCVGFRNYRYFLSCLLFMWSGLLYATLMNAEVFIVILKEGVTLHSVFLLMIPWIMLVSGQVSARAFAFAFIADTCVVGFLLVSAFFFFHLFLLFRGQTTREWYSSRRPYNLGLLGNLRHTFGSRWYLCWLCPLIPSPLAGDGIHFQMTGSLEPTQ
- the LOC133408195 gene encoding protein starmaker-like isoform X2, producing MAGSEEDLLSPGHLNGTNVNTFNIYRNLSGTIHQRSRMMRLQQRCQELKNRESAARHHNQQLLQQFNRAQDTLREMMATTAAMKTIRMEYEPFLEESSPYRQKQLKEKAQIHHRKRMEEYLKMSTTSVGKPLYSHSCSRQTQRDAATQAYDGQGGSYPPYMECLSSHSYSDRTIAASIFPPTLLPCPQSFQLQHLIATPSHPQCRPSQNTPGCTPSQAKSPRSSVVSDAEDTEISSSSRRKSSHLSQELDFKPVRLSSHHVENGDSSSTESRQVKSKKRRKTNTSSDRDRSSSKESSRSSSAAVAQTSESEASSHQGSTSRRMRRNIGGLVPGLPLTTKSETEDKERRGSRSVSESQTEDTASQSPSNQSESSSGDNSPSQSEESSGGSDMAVKGKDNEKLEEEVDSKSDGNEEESNMEEDNEDEETSPEDEREHKSDVDQGCDDISDKLDKKTALALLQDEHKDEDERDDDDVEEEEDESDAEEQKSEAEERDADDIISPQQRKPRVHFIPQEGSEDDGKVVSRTGTSKDSSELGDDDIEDLLAPQPQANIRRNGHEAVEEPKVVCKVEIFQADQQTDSDEFDHFYD